CTCGGATGGGGCCCCCGCACAGCCGTGTTGCCTGCTCATTGCAGAGCGAATCCACTCGGGTTATGAAGGTGGGTGGCCCAGGGGCTGGCCTGGTGGGGGTATAGGGGGAGGGTGCCTCCTCTAGGTTGGGGGTGAGGCAGACTCTAGGTCTGGGAAGCATGCTGTGGTCCCTTAGTGTTTTGGGACAGAAGGTATTCTCTGGGGGAGCGTTCAAGCCCCCTTAGTTGTAGAGCTGGATAAGAGCCCTGAGctaggagagggcagaggagagtgtttgggtttttggttctaTTACTGGGACGAGACACAGGAGTGGCCCGGACTATCTTTGTAGGCCTTAGGCCCAGGGCAGAGCTGTGTGGGGGGTGGCCACCCAGCTTGAGCCCCATGCAGAGTGGAGGATTAAGGAGCTGGACCTTTCTGGATAAAATCTAATGGCCACATCTTCTGTGCTTCAGCTCCCCGGATTCCTCCTGACAAAAGGATTTTTACTACTCGGCACACACCCAGCTGCCTCTTCCAGGATGTGGATGAGAGGTGAGGTTAGGACTTGGAGGAAAGAGGGGCTGGCCAGGGCTGAGGTGATGGCCATTCTGATATCTCCACTTATTTCAGGGCGGCCCCACTGCTGGGCTACCTACCCCAGGACCTCCTAGGGGCCCCCGTGCTCCTGTTCTTACATCCTGAGGACCGACCCCTCATGCTGGCCATTCACAAGAAGAGTGAGTTCTTTTCACCGTGCTCTCTTTTCTCGCCTATCCTTGGGGTTTCCTAATATTTGCTTTTGTGGTCATGTCTTAGTGTCTTGGCCTCCTGGGCCTCTAATGGGTGGTTTTCACTTTACCCAGTTCTTCCTCCCACTGACCCCCCATCTTGTTTCCCAATCCCACCAGTCCTCCAGCTGGCGGGCCAGCCGTTTGACCATTCCCCTATTCGCTTCTGTGCCCGTAATGGTGAATACGTCACCATGGACACCAGCTGGGCCGGCTTTGTGCACCCTTGGAGCCGCAAGGTGGCGTTTGTGTTGGGCCGCCACAAAGTCCGCACGTAAGTGGGCCATGCCTTCGACCTGGCCCCAGGACGTGGGGGGTCGGGGTGGGGCAGTGCAGAAGTAGGCACGACAGGGGAAGGGCTCAACGCACCCTTCCTCACCCCACAGGGCACCCCTGAATGAGGACGTGTTCACTCCCCCGGCCCCCAGCCCAGCTCTGTCCCTGGACCCTGATATCCAGGAGCTCTCAGAGCAAATTCACCGGCTGCTGTTACAGGTGAGAGTTGAGGGGAGGGTGCCTGGGGGTGAGGAAGGAGTGGGGAGCAGGGCTGTAGACACTAACCTGGTCTTCTCCCTGCCTCAGCCTGTACACAGCCCCAGCCCCACGGGGCTCTGTGGAGTTGGCCCCGCGACCTCCCCAGGCCCTCTCCTCAGCCCTGGCTCCTCCAGCGATAGCAACAGGGGTGATACCCAGGGGCCTGGGCCTCCCGGCCCGGTGAGTGACCCTCTCTCACCTTATGCCTTTAGTCTTCCATTTCCGCCATCCTTCTCTGAGTCAGCATTCCAATCCCAGAGGAGCTTTGCCTCATCCTCCCTTTCCCACCCCTCCCTACGTTCTCCTTCTTGTCCTGCGCATCGCAGCCCCCACGCCTCCTCAGTGGCACCTTCGTGTTGCGCTGTGCCCATGGCCCCTGGTGCTGGCCAGACCCCCCAATGCCTCCTGGTGCTCTTCTGTGCTCCACAGGTGACTTTCCAGCAGATCTGTAAGGACGTGCATCTGGTGAAGCACCAGGGGCAGCAGCTTTTTATTGAGTCTCGGGTCCGGCCTCCACCCCGGCCCCGACTCCCTGGTGAGTTGGTGGGGCTGTAGCTTTAGGTGAGGAGTGAGACTTGAGGAACCCCTGACCTTCACCCAATCCACTCATCTTTCCTCTTTTTGCCCCAGCTACAGGCACATTCAAGGCCAAGGCCCTTCCCTGCCAGTCCCCAGAGCTGGAGGTGGCCCCTGCTCCTGTCCACGTCCCACTAGGCTTGGCCCATGAGGAGGGTGAGAAGAAAGAAGCCTCCACCTGCTCCTACCAGCAGATTAATTGCCTGGACAGCATCCTCAGGTAAGGCCCTCCTGGTGCCTCTCCCAGTTGGGCCCCTGGCCctgtccccaccccagccctggccctgccccaggcccttcctaggccctggccctggccctgccccAGGCCCTCGCCCCGCCCCAGGCCCTGGCCCTATccctggccctgccctgggcCCTCCCCGGCCATccctggccctgccctgggccctccccaggccctggccctgccctgggcCCTGCCCCCATGCTAGTCTGGTGCAACTTTAGGTACCTGGAGAGTTGTAACATCCCCAACACAACCAAGCGCAAGtgtgcctcctcctcttcctgcacCACCTCATCTGTCTCCGACGATGACAAGCAGAGGGCAGGTCCTGTCCCCGCAAGTGTCAAAAAAGGTATCGACCAAGTGCATGCCCTGCTCCCACTACCCTGCCCTGGCCTGGTGGCCTTGCGTCTCTACACTTCTGCCTTTGGGGTACCCGCCTCACTCTGCCCTGCTCCCCATCCTAGCCTCTGGATCTtcaccctcctccctcctgccaaCCCCTGTTCCTCCTCCCTGGGATCTCCTCCCTCTTGCCCTtcctttgggggtgggggtggtaacTGGCGCCATCTCTCCGCACAGATCCAACGGCAGTGTTGTCTGGGGAGGGGGCCACCCCACAGAAGGAGCCAGTGGTGGGAGGCAACCTGAGCCCTCTCGCCCTGGCCAATAAGGCGGAGAGCGTGGTATCCATCACCAGTCAGTGTAGCTTCAGCTCCACCATCGTCCATGTGGGAGACAAGAAGCCCCCGGAGTCGGGTATGGGCACGGAGTGAGGGAGGCAGTGCCGGGTTCCACTGGTCCCTCAGCCAGAGCCCCTCCTGCCTGCCTTTCCTCTCTCGCCAGCCCCTCATGGAGAGAAGGAGGTCTCCTTCTTAGCTTGGGGCTATGCTTCTTGCTCTCCACCCCTGCTGTTCTTTGTTGCTTTGCCTCTCTTTCCTCTTGCTTCCTGTATGGTTCTTGTCAGTTCAAACATAaagtctggggtgggggggtTCAATCTCAAGCTGCTGACCGTAGAGATCCTGAAGGAATGTTGAATACCCCTGAAGGGTCTTTGGGCATTGACCTCAAAAACGTGTAAAGGAAGGGTAGGGATGGGGTTTTCTTCCAACAACTGGAGTGGAGATGTTATTCCAATCCTagggggcttcctggaggagactGAGTATCATCTCTCCTCCTGAGACTCCTTTGCATGAGGAGAGGGCCCGGGGCCAGCCCTTGGCAAGGGAGTAGCCAAGAAGTGAGCACAAGGCTCAGGGGCAGGGGTTGGCGAGGGTATGGTGTGGATGTATTGATTCCTGAGGTAATCCGAATAACCTTTCCCCCATCTTACTTCTCTCAGACATTGTCATGATGGAGGACCTGCCTGGTCTGGCCCCGGGCCCAGCCCCCAGCCTGGCCCCCAGCTCCACAGTAGCTCCTGATCCAGCCCCAGATGCCTACCGCCCTGTGGGCCTGACCAAGGCCGTGCTGTCCCTGCACACACAGAAGGAGGAGCAGGCCTTCCTCAGCCGCTTCCGGGACCTTGGCAGGCTACCGGGACTCGACGGCTCTTCCCCAGCACCATCGGCCCCTGGGGAGCGAGGTAGCCACCCAGAGCCTCCTTAAACCTGCTCTCTACCCGGTCTAGGACCATACTGTTGGGGTAGGGGGCTCCTGAAGGAGGTGTTTCCATACCAGGGACCCAGGCTGGTGCTGCTTCCAGCACCAGGGTCATGCCTAGGGTCAGGCCACTTGCAAAGCCTCTTCCACTAGGCTGGGGTTCTAGAGGAAGGCCGCCTGGGTGGGAAGCCTGGGAGGCTGGCACTGAGACAGGCAGGCGGAGGTGCTCTGCTCCAGGTAAGGTGCTTCAGCCCTAGCTGGGGCAGGACAGGATGTGTGCCTACTTAAGACTCAGTTGTGATTAAGAGGTCTGCATAAACTGTGGGCCAAAGACAGGCAGAAAGGACTGGAATAGCTCCAGGTGGGGTCAGGGCTTTGAGGGTGGGTGGAAGGCCCCCTGTACACAGTTGCAGCACTGGGCTTTTCTGCCGCTCTGCCCCCTGCCCACCTCTTCGCTCTGTCATGAGTTAGGCGGAGCACCGTCTTGACAGGCAGGAGGTAGCGCCCAGACAGGCAGTGCTAGCGCAGCTTTGGTGGATAGACCGGGGCCACCTGCCCATTCATCCATGGACCCACCCTGCCTCCTCCCATCTGCCAGCGTGCCTGTGTTTTCTGCACACGCCCACGGCCCCTCATGTAACAGTTCCTTTCTCAATAAATCCCCCTGTCCTTGCCTCCTGTGATTCTTCCCTGAAGGTTGCCCCCCGCCGTCCCCAAGTCCTCTCTGGCCTGTGTGGGCTGGGAGGCCAAACTCTGTGGGGCTTTTGCTTGCCCTCTCTCTGTCAACATCAGGGCAATAGGGGTGACGGGCGCTAATTCTCAGGTTAAGGTTCTCACTAACCCTAGTCTCTCCCCACAGGCTGTCACCATGGCACCGTAACCCCTGGCCGCCGGCACCACTGTCGATCCAAAGCCAAGCGCTCACGCCACCAGCAGATCCCCCGGCCTGGAACCCCCTGCTATGTCTCCCAGCCCTCACCTGCACCACCCTCTGCCCCCTGGCCCCCCCCACCAGCCACTACTCCCTTCTCAGCTGTGGTCCAGCCCTATCCCCTCTCGGTATTTTCCCCCAGAGGAGGCCCCCAGCCTCTGCCACCTGCCCCCACACCTGTGCCCCCTGCAGCTTTCCCTGCCCCCTTGGTAACCCCAGTGGTGGCCTTGGTGCTCCCTAACTATCTGTTCCCTACCCCCTCTAGTTGTCCCTATGGGGTACCCCAGGCTCCTGCTGAGGGGCCTCCCACTCCAGCCTCCCACTCCCCTTCTCCGTCCCTGCCCCCACCGCCCCCCAGCCCTCCCCACTGCCCGGACTCTCCACTATTCAACTCAAGGTGCAGCTCCCCGCTCCAGCTAAATCTGCTGCAGCTTGAAGAGTCCCCTCGTGCTGAGGGGGGTGCTGTTGCAGGGCCCCCAGGGAACAGTGCTGGGCCCCCCCCTCCCAATGAGGAGGCTTTGGAGCCAGAGGCCAGACTGGTGAGCACTGACACTCCCTCCACCACTTTCCAGCTCCCACCCTGGGTCTGCTTTAGCCCCTCATCCCCAGTGTGCCTCCTCCACCTTCCCTTCTCCCTGCCCTCTGCCTGGCTGCTATCTTAATTTCCAAAAGCTGGTGTCCCAG
The window above is part of the Elephas maximus indicus isolate mEleMax1 chromosome 19, mEleMax1 primary haplotype, whole genome shotgun sequence genome. Proteins encoded here:
- the PER1 gene encoding period circadian protein homolog 1, with amino-acid sequence MSGPIEGAHGGGDPRPGDAFCPGGPPSLEPSQHRPCPGPSLADDTDANSNGSSGNESNGPESRGASQRSSHSSSSGNGKDSALLETTESSKSTNSQSPSPPSSSIAYSLLSASSEQDNPSTSGCSSEQSARARTQKELMMALRELKLRLPPERRGKGRSGTLATLQYALACVKQVQANQEYYQQWSLEEGEPCAMDMSTYTLEELEHITSEYTLRNQDTFSVAVSFLTGRIVYISEQAGILLRCKRDVFRGARFSELLAPQDVGVFYGSTAPSRLPTWGTGASAGSGPKDFTQEKSVFCRISGGPDRDSGPRYQPFRLTPYVTKIRVSDGAPAQPCCLLIAERIHSGYEAPRIPPDKRIFTTRHTPSCLFQDVDERAAPLLGYLPQDLLGAPVLLFLHPEDRPLMLAIHKKILQLAGQPFDHSPIRFCARNGEYVTMDTSWAGFVHPWSRKVAFVLGRHKVRTAPLNEDVFTPPAPSPALSLDPDIQELSEQIHRLLLQPVHSPSPTGLCGVGPATSPGPLLSPGSSSDSNRGDTQGPGPPGPVTFQQICKDVHLVKHQGQQLFIESRVRPPPRPRLPATGTFKAKALPCQSPELEVAPAPVHVPLGLAHEEGEKKEASTCSYQQINCLDSILRYLESCNIPNTTKRKCASSSSCTTSSVSDDDKQRAGPVPASVKKDPTAVLSGEGATPQKEPVVGGNLSPLALANKAESVVSITSQCSFSSTIVHVGDKKPPESDIVMMEDLPGLAPGPAPSLAPSSTVAPDPAPDAYRPVGLTKAVLSLHTQKEEQAFLSRFRDLGRLPGLDGSSPAPSAPGERGCHHGTVTPGRRHHCRSKAKRSRHQQIPRPGTPCYVSQPSPAPPSAPWPPPPATTPFSAVVQPYPLSVFSPRGGPQPLPPAPTPVPPAAFPAPLVTPVVALVLPNYLFPTPSSCPYGVPQAPAEGPPTPASHSPSPSLPPPPPSPPHCPDSPLFNSRCSSPLQLNLLQLEESPRAEGGAVAGPPGNSAGPPPPNEEALEPEARLVEVTESSNQDMLSGSSDLLELLLQEDSRSGTGSAASGSLGSGLGSGSGSGSHAGGSTSASVTRSSQSSHTSKYFGSIDSSEAEAGTAQAEAEPGDQVMKYVLQDPLWLLLANADQRVMMTYQVPARDMASVLKQDRERLRVMQKQQPRFSEDQRRELGAVHSWVRRGQLPRALDVMACVDCGSSTQDPGHPDDPLFSELDVLGLEPMEEGGGEGVGGSEGGGGEGEGGGEAGAQAGAIVSSSQDLAMEEEEQGGSSSSPALPAPVNGTS